In the genome of Colletotrichum lupini chromosome 8, complete sequence, one region contains:
- a CDS encoding CFEM domain-containing protein: MKLSGMLAATAAALAAFSSTAQAATSAAEALAMAQKLYPECALVCLTKLVPTSGCQLTDTACLCTNEELNANLSVCVLQGCNYEDALKTKNGSATMCGLPIRDDTMKPPLVAGVGFGVALIIYILRMCSALPGCNRELSWDDWTITACVLLTIPPTVFAFTLSANGLGKDIWTLPLQNVENVLFFYFLGELFYFLAQAMNKVSILLFLHRIFQHNSLGKAIWVTIGLTLAYAAAFFFATLFQCWPINHAWLQLESDHLGRCNNIHLQGWLSAAFNIVLDIVILALPLHQLYQLQMPLKKKLMVMVVFSMGIFVTLASVIRLRTLVVFANSTNITYDYVDAAYWSTIELYAGIITASLPAVYKFLSSALSQNAAWSAVKSKLSGASSGSRGTDNSHSAVATGSSGLNRRLTPKRSEAEFVLLTDVESGKSQRWD, encoded by the exons ATGAAGCTTTCAGGCATGCTGGCGGCCACGGCCGCAGCCCTCGCGGCCTTCTCTTCAACGGCCCAAGCCGCGACTTCAGCTGCGGAAGCGTTGGCCATGGCTCAGAAGCTATACCCGGAATGCGCA CTCGTCTGTCTCACCAAGCTTGTCCCGACGTCGGGTTGCCAGCTTACGGACACTGCGTGTCTTTGCACCAACGAGGAACTCAATGCCAACCTCTCTGTCTGCGTGTTGCAGGGATGCAACTATGAGGATGCCCTCA AAACTAAGAATGGCTCGGCGACCATGTGCGGCCTACCTATTCGAGATGATACTATGAAGCCTCCTCTCGTGGCGGGTGTAGGATTCGGTGTAGCTCTCATCATTTACATACTCCGTATGTGTTCTGCTCTGCCTGGATGCAACAGAGAACTCAGCTGGGATGACTGGACCATCACCGCTTGCGTTCTTCTCACGATCCCGCCAACCGTCTTTGCCTTCACAC TTTCTGCAAATGGATTGGGAAAGGACATTTGGACTCTGCCCCTCCAGAACGTTGAGAACGTGCTGTTT TTCTACTTCCTCGGAGAGCTCTTCTATTTCCTCGCACAGGCAATGAACAAAGTCTctatcctcctcttcctccaccGCATCTTCCAGCACAACAGCCTCGGCAAGGCCATCTGGGTCACAATCGGCCTCACCCTAGCCTACGCcgccgccttcttcttcgccACGCTCTTCCAATGCTGGCCCATCAATCACGCCTGGCTGCAGCTCGAGTCAGATCACCTGGGCCGCTGCAACAATATCCACCTCCAGGGATGGTTGAGCGCGGCTTTCAACATCGTGCTGGATATCGTCATCCTGGCGCTCCCCTTGCACCAGCTTTACCAGCTGCAGATGCCTTTAAAGAAGAAGCTCATGGTCATGGTTGTATTCTCCATGGGCATCTT CGTCACTCTCGCCAGCGTAATCCGCCTCCGCACCCTCGTCGTCTTCGCAAACTCGACCAACATCACGTACGACTACGTCGACGCGGCCTACTGGAGCACAATCGAGCTCTACGCAGGCATCATCACGGCCTCCCTCCCTGCCGTCTACAAGTTCCTCTCTAGCGCCTTGTCTCAGAACGCCGCCTGGTCGGCTGTCAAGTCCAAGCTGTCTGGCGCATCGTCGGGCTCGAGGGGTACCGACAACTCGCACTCGGCGGTGGCGACTGGGTCCAGTGGTTTGAATCGACGGCTTACGCCGAAGAGGTCTGAGGCTGAGTTTGTGCTTTTGACGGATGTTGAAAGTGGCAAGAGTCAGAGGTGGGACTAG